A stretch of Pseudolysobacter antarcticus DNA encodes these proteins:
- the pssA gene encoding CDP-diacylglycerol--serine O-phosphatidyltransferase: MSTPPVPANKPHRGIYLLPNLFTTGAMFAGFYAIIAAIGGHFSDAAIAVFVAGILDGLDGRIARLTNTQSEFGVQYDSLSDMVSFGVAPALVMYTWTLKSLQDFGPFWGKFGWCAAFLYTACAALRLARFNTQVGMADKRYFQGLASPAAAGLAMSFVWAATEHAFDQRLIQILAPVISIVAGLLMVSRVRYYSFKAWPLSDRVPFFWIPLVVLILIALAMEPSGVLLAIAASYVLSGPALTLWGLRLRREKRDSTRAEERVEK, encoded by the coding sequence ATGAGCACTCCGCCGGTACCCGCCAACAAGCCTCACCGTGGCATTTATCTGCTGCCCAATCTGTTTACCACCGGCGCCATGTTTGCGGGTTTTTACGCGATCATCGCCGCGATCGGCGGTCATTTTTCGGATGCCGCGATTGCGGTTTTCGTCGCCGGAATCCTGGACGGTCTGGACGGCCGCATCGCGCGCCTGACCAATACCCAGAGCGAATTCGGCGTGCAATACGATTCGTTGTCCGACATGGTCAGTTTTGGCGTTGCGCCAGCTTTGGTGATGTATACGTGGACGCTGAAAAGCCTGCAGGATTTCGGTCCGTTCTGGGGCAAGTTCGGCTGGTGCGCGGCGTTTTTGTATACCGCATGCGCGGCGTTGCGGCTGGCGCGTTTTAATACCCAGGTCGGCATGGCCGACAAACGTTATTTTCAGGGTCTGGCGAGTCCCGCCGCCGCCGGGTTGGCGATGTCATTTGTCTGGGCTGCGACCGAGCATGCCTTCGACCAGCGCCTGATCCAGATCCTTGCACCGGTGATTTCCATTGTTGCCGGATTGCTCATGGTCAGCCGCGTGCGTTATTACAGTTTCAAGGCGTGGCCGTTGTCCGATCGCGTGCCGTTTTTCTGGATTCCGCTGGTCGTTTTGATCCTGATCGCGCTGGCGATGGAGCCTTCCGGCGTACTGCTCGCGATTGCCGCGTCGTATGTGTTGTCCGGCCCCGCGCTGACCTTGTGGGGTTTGCGCTTGCGGCGCGAAAAGCGCGATAGCACACGCGCCGAAGAGCGTGTCGAAAAATGA